TAATCAGTTGCCAAGAATACTCGTTTATGGAAGATTCACTCGTTCAGTTTGTTGTCTCGGTTTAACAAGCTGTCAATGTTGTACCGAATCATCTATCAAGTCTGAGCTAGCAACGATGCTTCGCCTCGGCGATATAACTCGCGAGCGTAATCTGTCCAAGTGCCTTGGCCCCAGTAACGGAAACAGCTAGTTTGTAACAGCAAGTTGTAAAGTAACGCTTCTTGATAGTCCGAGCGCTGCGTCACCGAACTATCTTGCTCTACTAGGCGATCGTATTTTTCGTGAAATAATGCACTGAGTTTTCTCATGGGGTCTAAAACGTTTTCGTATCCGTTGACCCAACTTAAGTGATTCGTCCATGAAGCCCCGTCCATGTGGAATTGGTGATCAGTCGCTTTAATCTCGGCGATCGCGTTTTCTACTGCTTCAGGTGTGGCCTTGTCTGGATCAACTCGTTGCCAAATTTTGTGCTGGCTGACAGCTTGGCAAATAGGATAGTCTTCGGGATTAGCACCTGCAGCTTCGATGAGTTCTAAGTATTCAGTTCCATTTAAGGCAACTACACCAGCTCTCCCTCCACCCTGTTCTCGTACCTCATGGCAGGCTTTAATGAAAGCTTGTGGGAACTCATTCATCATCACGCCGCCATTTTCTCCATCAGCAATTTGCGTGACGAGGGAAGGAACTGTGACATTGCCAATTTGTTGTTTGCTGCGTCCTTTAGCCTCATAATAAGGCTGCATTTGGCCCACTAGTTTGGTGTCCGAGCCTTGAGTTTTGATCAGGGCCGTAATGCTGATCGTTTCTCCATGACAATTTCGGGCGACCAAGCGATTAGGGATATATTTCTGATCGTGCTGTAGTCCAGAGCCATCTATGTTTTCGACCGAATGTTCTTGCACCATTAGCCAACGGTAGCCACATTCTTTGAGTGCTTTGATGTATTCATACAGCGTATCTGGGTGATTGGGTAAATGCATTTCTGGGGGTGAGAAGCCCTTCACCCGACGTAGAGCTTCGTAGCCAAAGATAGCTGCAAAGTGCTGTTGCCAAGCTTGAATGTGCAGCTTAATGTCTGGAATCGGAGTGGAGGGAATCACAGCATGACCCCACATGGTTCCTAGCCATTCTACATAGGGCTGATATTGAGGGTCACAAGCAAGGCGTTTCAGGTTATTCAAAACATCCTCGCGTCCGAGCTGGTGCAACCCCCACAACAAATTACCTGAATAATCGAGCATTATGCGTGGATTGCATCCCTCTGCAACGAGTTGAGGGATAAACTCTCCCATACGGCTGTAGCACCAAGTAAAAGGATCAGCATTATGGTTGTCTCCTTCCCCAGAATGCTCAAACATATATTGCAGGTTGCTGATCAGAGCACCATTTGCTCCTGCTGGAATCGTGGGCTGGTGCATATGCAAAGCACAAGCAAAGCCCGCTGTAATGTCTGATAGCTGAAGATTTGTCTGAGGTAAGAAAACAGGTTGATTGTGGTTCACCACTGTATTGATCTCTGCCTCCCAACCACAGATGTTGGGCAGACCTGATCTCATTTTTGTCAGGGTGGGGAGAGGGGAAGCCGAAATTTGTGTAGACACAGAACTTCCTTCATGCTGATTTTGCGATCGCTTTTAATTGTGACTCATTCCAGTCG
This region of Trichocoleus desertorum NBK24 genomic DNA includes:
- a CDS encoding glycosyl hydrolase family 57, which produces MRSGLPNICGWEAEINTVVNHNQPVFLPQTNLQLSDITAGFACALHMHQPTIPAGANGALISNLQYMFEHSGEGDNHNADPFTWCYSRMGEFIPQLVAEGCNPRIMLDYSGNLLWGLHQLGREDVLNNLKRLACDPQYQPYVEWLGTMWGHAVIPSTPIPDIKLHIQAWQQHFAAIFGYEALRRVKGFSPPEMHLPNHPDTLYEYIKALKECGYRWLMVQEHSVENIDGSGLQHDQKYIPNRLVARNCHGETISITALIKTQGSDTKLVGQMQPYYEAKGRSKQQIGNVTVPSLVTQIADGENGGVMMNEFPQAFIKACHEVREQGGGRAGVVALNGTEYLELIEAAGANPEDYPICQAVSQHKIWQRVDPDKATPEAVENAIAEIKATDHQFHMDGASWTNHLSWVNGYENVLDPMRKLSALFHEKYDRLVEQDSSVTQRSDYQEALLYNLLLQTSCFRYWGQGTWTDYARELYRRGEASLLAQT